ACACTCATCCAAGTCCTTCTGAATAACATCACCAAAGCAATCTCTCAATAGACACTGATGCTCATGACTCCCGTTGAAGTATCCAGCTTCTCTAAGGTCTGCAAATAAATCCATCCAGAACTGAGACCTATAGAAATTGATACAaattgtagttatatttttaagcaTATACACATatgtttgaataataaaatcaatGGTTAGTCGTAATGAAATGTATGGTCTGCATCTTTTGGTCATTCGATGTTCTTTTCAGGAACAACTACTTTTCCTGGAGGGctgtatttgttttacattttgtactGTATTGAAATTTATTGTgctcgttttttgtttttcattactCCTTCCTGAGAAGAAAATATAATGACCAAAAAATGCAATCACCCTTTATGAAGACCACTCACCTTCCCTTTCTAAATATAGACCACCAGGACTCAATACGCTGGTTATTGCTAGATGAGCCGTACATGTGGCTGGATGCGCCAGAGTAGTAGTCACTGTGATGGTGGCGTAGCGTACACTGAATTGCAGCCATTATCCCGTTCTCAGTGCCGCAATCAGTCCTCAGTCTCATGGGGATGACACCGAGGTTTTGCACACATGACGTGAAATAGTGAGCAATCACTGTTGGGTTATTATTTGTTGGTCCACATTCAAGCCACAGTACTTTACGTGAAAATCCATCTATGCATCCCGATATGGCCAAACCGAATGGCTTAAGTTTATCATAACCATCTGCGTGCCACATATAGTTAGGTCCCATTGAATGGTAGGTTCTTCTTATAAACCTTCTGCGTGTTCTGCTCTCACACCCTCGAGGATTAAGCTCCCGGAGCAAATTCATCACATCATCTCTCTTCACTCGAAATTTGTACTTTTGTTTAAGTACCTGCCACATCATGCGGTAGCCAAATAGTTGTCCAGGTCCACGAAGTTCCAGTCTGATGGCGTTACTCACGCAGTTTGGAGAGGAATAATCCTTTCTGCGGTATAACCCCGCTTCGTTCAGTTTACTTTTAAGAGTCCTCAAGCAGATGTTTACACCATGTAGACTTGACAACATGTCCACGATTACAGCGTACGAGTGGCCCTCGTTAAAATATTGAACACACTGATGCAGTATGTCTGGTGTTTCCGTCTGGTCCGCGTCCTTTAGGAACTCCAAACACCGACCACACATAACGCAAAACCGCGTTAAGCTGCTCATGTGTTTGCCACAAAACGGGCAAAACATCCCTCGGCCGCAGTCCATGTTCGGTCaccataaactttatttacgCCATTTACTCCACAACACAAATTTACCGCGCTCACCACCAACAACAACACCTTTCATACGTCACTTCCGGTGTGCGGTACATTCCCTTTCCGTAAAGAATCTGTCATTGTAAATTTGTTTCGGGACTGGTAAAAGTGTTTTGCGtcttgtaaattttttttctaaaatgtaaatttgtttcGTCCTTGGTAAAATCGTTTTTCCCATGTAATTGTGTTTTATGAtaggtaaaaatgttttccaaaatgtaaatttttctcGAGCTTCCTAAAAGTGTTTCACACtttgtaatgttgttttgcACGTCCCGGCCACCGTATGAAagtcatggtaaccaaaacagctttgttaccaacagtcttcaaaatactttattgtatattccacaaaagaaaggtttaaaacgacatgaaggtgagtaactgatgacagaatttaaatatttttgggtgaactatccccttttatttatttatttattcatttatttatttaaagaaattgtaCTCTAAATTAGAAACTAAATCTTccagcaggtggtggtaaatgtcttttattcatttattcgatacgtttaaacagctgattcaGTAAATGGCTTTCTTTataaatgggcctttgaatcattgattcacacgattcgttcaaaacgcggattcattcagaaactacaCACCGCTGTGTTGATCTGAGAGATACATtgattctgctatggcttcaaaggtaatatgttctctgcaaaaattgagcaaaaacacttaatgtagttttttttttttttttttttttttttttttttttaaatatgacacAATATCagtatttactgaactgttgtataaaatcacattagatatataaaataacaatagattgggacaaaatcagcacttatgttatattgctcttgctgctgTGTAATATcctgtgatatgtgatatatatagaCAAAGCACATGCAGGAGGATTTTtgggtaaaatattttaatcgcgttattttttcatcactaattaattaagttaacgtgttaaactgacagccttaatatatataaatatacatatatgggTGGGCTTGTCAAGTTGATAATGGCACCATCTTGGATGTGTCTAATATGCTgtggattattatttttatattcacagATAAATCCCTATCGGATACGGTGCATTTCCTGACTCTTGCAATTTTCTCTTGCAATACTTAAGCAATCATGTCATGCGTCCATATTTTTCAACTAGCTCTATAGCCGCTGTTTCACTAATggctcattttaatgaattgttcaaaattatttgaattGCCGATCCACACTCCAGTCCAGTCAGTGGCGGTAATGCACCTATAATATGGTTTTCCAACCGCTAATAAATCACCAAagaagaagatgatgatgatttggAAAACGAATAGCTGTAATGCATAACCGTGTGCATTCCACACTCcagaccagtaggtggcggacATGCACCCATGCATCTGCCAAAAAACtagagaagaggaagaagatGATGAGTTGAATTGGCTCACAATTCAGTCTGAATCATTAGAACAGTTTACGTGCCCAGTAAAGTTTGGAACGGTACACGATACTGaacataaataatgaaaacaaatgaaattgaTATTTACTTACAATCCGTTAAATCCACACCTATCTCTTACTGTTATCCATTAAATGTCGGCGTCGAAAATCACATCTTTACTGTCGATCAACACCTACATGTGACGCTGGACTCTGAACTGCAGATAAGAAATTTTCCAACAGTATCAAAACACTAACAGTACACGAAAAAGTACCATCATTACTATGAATACTTTGATATCATCATAGCATTGTATTACCATCTGATATCATTACTGTACTATGGAACTACCACAACATGCAACATGTCTCTTTCTGTCAAGTAAACCAGGATTGAACGCTGTTTGAGTGTTTTTAATAGGCCTACAGCATTTCCTTACAAAATAAGGGGGCCCTGTTTTACTTTGTCTCATGTGCACCAGTATTTTAACTTTGTTTACCTCTGTTTATGATTGTATTTATAAATCCATAGAATGCTATGGCTATGTTGATTTTAAAGTGCTAGTCTTTGTTTGCATGTTGTCTATGTATTAGGTTTCAGAAGTATCCACAAGTGACAAGCTGTGAAATATGCACTTGAATTTTGTCTCCAAAGTAAATTGTACAACAACACTTTTAATTTACTTTGATTTCGTTGGGATTTGTTCTGCATTTGTTTTCCATTACAGACACAAAATGGCAAATATTTGTCGTTTATATTGTGAGCTCATCACATATCAATATCAAGTGAAAAAAGAATCTGCTTTCATCTGAACATAAGACTTGTGATTTGAGGTGAGCAGTTAGTAGACTACAACAGCATGACTGAATCATGGACATTCACTTGTGCAATTCTAGAAAGTTTTTTGTTGATTAGTTATATTTGAGTACttgcatttgtgtgtttttttcctcagatgtGAGTGGTAAATGTAATGATGTTAAAACACCAAATTCTTAATCATTAACCAGAAGTAACTCTATAAAGATAAGAAGCACAGCAACGGTGGACCTTCGCTCTTCTCTTTAGCACAAGAAAAACAGTCATGgctttatttcagcttttcttAATTTCTATATTAAGCTCCTGCGTGGCACAGGATGAGGATATTATGACTCCTGTGGTGAATATCTTCTCTGAGCTGAAGGAGCTTAAAGCTTCAATCAATGGACTGACAGCGGATCTGAACACTGCTAAAAATGAAATCGCAGAGCAGAAAAGCTTGATTCACGAGCTGCAGAGACAGATTAAAGGTACATTCTCTGGTTTGTTTTACACTTAGATGCATATTTGAACAACTTATCTTGAGAAATCACATAGCAATGCAACACGTTTTCTAGTTTTATTTACTGCTTTAAagtaaattattcttttttctcCGTTCACAGAGAGTCCTAAAGTGGCATTCACTGCATCCATGTCATCTAAACAGAGTACACACCGAGGACCTTTTAGTGACGAGACTAAGCTTATCTTTGATAAAATCCTAACCAACATTGGCAATGCATATGACCCTGTCACAGGTTTCTGCATATTAAGTTtgacatttaagtttttatttttaacgtgGTTTAATTTGTAGTATTGAGATCCTTGCTTGTGTATCTGTTGCAGGCGTCTTCAAAGCACCTGTTAAAGGTGTGTATTACTTCAGGTACTCAGGCTCCGCGTTTTCCTCTCATGATATGGGTCTGAGCATTTTTAAAGGCACGGCACGATTTGTGTCTTCATACGAGTATAATTCTGGCGAGCGCAACGACCTAATGTCCAATGGAGCCGTGATGGAGCTGGATGTTGGAGAGGAGGTTCACATGAGGCTGTGGATCAGATCCTGGATCTTTGTGGATCGACGGTACAACTACTCCACTTTCACAGGCTACCTGCTTTACCCACTGGATTCTACTCCTGTATAATTTATCtttgtgtattattttgtaaaatgccaATAAGAATTGTTTAAAAGTCCTGAAAACATAGctaatgtttctttgttttgcatACATGTAATTAAATGGACAATGTTTCAGATATACAGACAAGAGTTTATCTTTTACTCTTGTATGgaacattaattttcattcagGCACATCACTTGGCTGTCCAAATGGGGACTTCTATCATAgacttctatttttttttttttttttttcttttttttttttatgttcctaGATGGCAAATTTGTCATTGAAGAATAGTTGTGTAAATGCGTACACACTCACAGTCAAATAAGCTTGATTGACATTATttgtaagacaaaaaaaaaaaaaaaaagttttatcattaatttgtaaaaattgaaAGTGCAATATTGACAACAATGCCCTGACAAAATGAATGCACAAAGtagaaataaactttttttttcctttgtttaaTTCATTCTAAGAGCAATctacaaaacaaatataaaatctgACATGaagcttccaaaatgtaatattcATTTAACCAATAAAGTGATCAATGTAATTGAAAAGGAGGGATATTTGATGCCAATTCATGGATAATTTGTTTCCAGGAATGTATTATTGCACATGCTATGACATTTCAATGTGCTTTTCTCTGAAAAGGCCTATGTGGAGTTGGGATAATGCCACAATGTCAGCAATATCTCCAGACTTTCAACAAATTTCCCTTTCAAACCACCTAAAATCATTTCTGAAAGCATCTTTTGgcccaagtttttttttttttttttttttttttttttttttaatttgaatatggTTTTTCATCTTGCCATGAGGTGGAAACAATGTACAAtgcaacactcttaaaaataaaggtgctttaaaaggttctttacaacGATGCCATgtaagaaccatttttggttcaatAAAAAACCATTCAGTccaatgttctttaaagaaccatctctttatTGCCATTatataatctgaagaactttcttttgttctttatggaaccatttaaacaaaaaaggttcttctatggcatcgtgaagcacctttatttttaagagtgaataATTAAGGACATTGTATTATATTCAAGGTATTTCCCTCTTATTGTCTAAGATGAGCAGGTATGGGCAACACACAGGCAGCTATGTATGTATTCGGGCCTGGTGTCACGCTCATGTTCTCCCAGCGTTCTGTTGCAGGATCATAGCGGTGCACTGTTTTGGTATCACTGTAGTCATCCTGGCAGTAGCCTCCGATGACGTAGACCTTCCCCTCTAAGACCGCTGATGCTGACCCAACATGAGGCACTGGGAAGGGCATAATGGCACTCCAGGAGTTGGCCACAAGGTCATAGACCTCACAGGCTAATTGATCTACCAGATGGCCATCAGCATCACATGAAACCCCTCCTGCCACGTATAGACGGTCACCTAGGGTCTCCATGCAGTGCAGGGCTCTGTCATGTGTCATCATAGCCAGGTTAGTGGATCCTCGTTCTGGGTGGTAAGAGGTCATGGATGACAGGCATTGATACTGGCTGTTCAAGCCTCCTGATAGGAAAATCGTACCATTCCATACACTGGCTGCATGACAGCATATAGCTTGGTTTAATGGGTGAACAAAACTGGAATATGagagaatgaaaaagaaaagcttTGAGTGGAGGATGGCAGAACTTGTTTTGAATGGTTATCAGCAGGTATTAAGAAGTAGTCTTGCTATACATCTATGATGTTAAatttacattacacattaaacAAAGTGATTTAGCAAAGTAGGACTTTACTCAGAATCAACGTTGTTTGTTCTAGAGCAACGTTCCTCTGGACCTTGGTCGGGGTAGATGGGTGCCAATGGCAACGTTATTAGGAATAGATATACAGTCTGTTCAGTGGGTCGCAATGTTATTACTTTGCTGTCAGTTGTTGAACTGACACAATATAACATGAAAATCAATGAAAATTAGACAAGGCATACAACCCATTGAATGGACTCTACGTCTATCCATCTCCACATGGTTttcatttgaacaaaaatatggtGCCTACCCCGTTGAAAATCCAGCATATGTTGTTTAGgtgtgttttgaagcatggctgctggtttgagctggtagCTAGCAACTAGCTTCTGCTCCggaccagctaagaaccagcttgaaccagcttaaaccagctcatgaccagctaaagACCGACTTAAATCAGATCAAACCAGCTGACTCACTTTAAAACATACCTGACCAGCATATGCTAGGTCCATAAACAAACCAAAGTTTTGGGTAAGAGTGATTTAGGGTTTGGGTCTTAAACAATATTTAGAAGGTAGTTTCAGGCCTGTGATTACTTTTTAGAAACATTGTTCTAGGAAGAACAGCTaatattgatcaaaaatgatgccTTTTAGGTTTGTTCTGAAATTGCAAATGCATTTCTTGTGTTATTCTTTTACTGTACTAACCTCCAAGTATTTGTGTCGGGGCAGTAAGCCTCAACACTCTCCATATTGACCTCCGAGTCTCTCTCTCCACCAATAGCATATATTTTACCATTCAGGACCACTAGAGTGAAGCTGCCTCTTGGCTCATGCATATCGGCCAACCGTTGCCAAGAGTTTTGGATGGGATCATACCTAGTTCAAAGATTGAACAGGAAGTCCAAAGTATGAGAGGGCAACTCTGGACAAGGACATATATATAAGTCCTCATGTGACATCTTACCTGTAGGTACAATTCATGGTATCAGCTTTGCCGTAATAATGCCGTCCACCAACTATGTAAAGCTTGCCCCTCATTACCCCAACTCCATGACTGAATCTTGGTTTCTCAGGTAAGGTTCCCAAAATTCTCCACTCT
The sequence above is a segment of the Labeo rohita strain BAU-BD-2019 chromosome 7, IGBB_LRoh.1.0, whole genome shotgun sequence genome. Coding sequences within it:
- the LOC127168403 gene encoding uncharacterized protein LOC127168403: MDCGRGMFCPFCGKHMSSLTRFCVMCGRCLEFLKDADQTETPDILHQCVQYFNEGHSYAVIVDMLSSLHGVNICLRTLKSKLNEAGLYRRKDYSSPNCVSNAIRLELRGPGQLFGYRMMWQVLKQKYKFRVKRDDVMNLLRELNPRGCESRTRRRFIRRTYHSMGPNYMWHADGYDKLKPFGLAISGCIDGFSRKVLWLECGPTNNNPTVIAHYFTSCVQNLGVIPMRLRTDCGTENGIMAAIQCTLRHHHSDYYSGASSHMYGSSSNNQRIESWWSIFRKGRSQFWMDLFADLREAGYFNGSHEHQCLLRDCFGDVIQKDLDECVRLWNSHRIRRSRTAACPGGVPNELYYLPHRFGSRDCRFQIKQAELDAIPEASLSMTPCGDPNMQEYLDFAMEHNQLQKPENWESASELYMKLKEMAQL
- the cbln11 gene encoding cerebellin 11, translating into MALFQLFLISILSSCVAQDEDIMTPVVNIFSELKELKASINGLTADLNTAKNEIAEQKSLIHELQRQIKESPKVAFTASMSSKQSTHRGPFSDETKLIFDKILTNIGNAYDPVTGVFKAPVKGVYYFRYSGSAFSSHDMGLSIFKGTARFVSSYEYNSGERNDLMSNGAVMELDVGEEVHMRLWIRSWIFVDRRYNYSTFTGYLLYPLDSTPV